Proteins encoded in a region of the Streptomyces sp. NBC_01471 genome:
- a CDS encoding SRPBCC family protein → MSSSLIEAVDINAPVAVSWALWSDVSRWPAFLSHVRLVEPIDEKRFAWQLSLPGADKNFVAELTEVVPQDRIAWRTTEGVHHAGVVTFHRLTDTTSRVTLQIEYDPKGFVEHLGALTNLDSALANYDLGEFQKLAEKTAAS, encoded by the coding sequence ATGTCGTCATCGCTGATCGAAGCCGTGGACATCAACGCCCCGGTCGCCGTGAGCTGGGCGCTGTGGAGCGACGTCAGCCGCTGGCCCGCCTTCCTGAGTCACGTGCGCCTCGTCGAGCCGATCGACGAAAAGCGGTTCGCCTGGCAGCTCTCACTGCCCGGTGCCGACAAGAACTTCGTCGCCGAACTCACCGAGGTCGTACCGCAGGACCGGATCGCCTGGCGGACCACCGAGGGGGTCCACCACGCGGGTGTGGTCACCTTCCACCGCCTCACCGACACGACGAGCCGGGTGACGCTCCAGATCGAGTACGACCCCAAGGGCTTCGTCGAGCACCTGGGCGCACTCACCAACCTCGATTCCGCCCTGGCAAATTACGACCTGGGCGAATTCCAGAAACTGGCCGAGAAGACGGCCGCCTCCTGA
- a CDS encoding serine/threonine-protein kinase → MEKLRPGDPHHIGAYRVLARLGAGGTGQTYLARSDRGRTVAVKVVREELAGIDGFRDRLRLEVRAARRVPGPWTAPVLDADTGAPAPWVATGYVAGLSLHSVVSGTHGPLPEQSVRILGSGLAHALADIHAAGLVHRGLKPSNVLVTIDGPRVIDFGIARALGTMTDGGPRRTAAPDGSPEFTAPGFMASEFMRPEFVTPEQIRGDRPTPASDVFCLGSVLAYASCGAMPFGTAGSGAHALTFRTAQEPPDLGGLPEGLRDLVAGCLHRDPAARPTLARILERTDEPAADDPWLPGPLVAQLGRHAVKLLEAETPAPPSASPPPYDCCPLPPPRPRPGYRYYTPVPIPEPPDRNSRWTLALVVVALIVAVGAGGSVYAVMNTGTASKGPASHSTPGSRDPAGDGSPAAPATPGASNTSGQSGSPERPDSSSSGSAPSPDATP, encoded by the coding sequence ATGGAGAAACTCCGGCCGGGCGATCCACACCATATCGGCGCATACCGGGTGCTGGCGCGGCTCGGCGCGGGCGGGACGGGCCAGACCTATCTGGCGCGCTCGGACCGTGGCCGTACCGTCGCGGTCAAGGTCGTACGGGAGGAACTGGCCGGGATCGACGGTTTCCGCGACCGCCTCCGGCTGGAGGTGCGGGCGGCGCGGCGGGTCCCGGGGCCGTGGACCGCTCCGGTCCTGGACGCGGACACCGGGGCGCCGGCCCCCTGGGTCGCCACCGGATACGTCGCGGGCCTCAGCCTCCACTCCGTGGTCTCCGGCACGCACGGCCCGCTGCCCGAGCAGTCGGTACGGATACTCGGCTCGGGCCTGGCCCACGCGTTGGCGGACATCCACGCGGCCGGCCTGGTCCACCGCGGCCTCAAGCCGTCGAACGTGCTGGTCACCATCGACGGACCGCGCGTCATCGACTTCGGGATCGCCCGCGCGCTGGGGACGATGACGGACGGCGGCCCGCGCCGGACGGCCGCGCCGGACGGCTCCCCCGAGTTCACGGCGCCCGGATTCATGGCCTCCGAGTTCATGAGGCCCGAGTTCGTGACCCCCGAGCAGATACGCGGCGACCGGCCCACTCCCGCCTCCGACGTCTTCTGTCTCGGCTCGGTCCTGGCGTACGCGTCCTGCGGAGCCATGCCGTTCGGCACCGCCGGGAGTGGGGCGCACGCGCTGACGTTCCGGACAGCGCAGGAGCCGCCGGATCTCGGCGGACTCCCCGAGGGCCTGCGGGATCTGGTGGCCGGCTGCCTCCACAGGGACCCGGCCGCCCGGCCCACGCTCGCGCGGATCCTGGAACGTACGGACGAGCCCGCGGCGGACGACCCCTGGCTTCCCGGACCACTCGTCGCCCAACTGGGGCGCCATGCGGTGAAGTTACTGGAGGCGGAGACTCCCGCCCCGCCGTCCGCCTCCCCTCCCCCGTACGACTGCTGTCCGCTGCCCCCGCCCCGGCCGCGGCCCGGGTACCGCTACTACACCCCGGTGCCGATACCCGAACCACCGGACCGCAACAGCCGCTGGACGCTCGCCCTGGTCGTGGTGGCCCTGATCGTGGCGGTCGGCGCGGGCGGCTCGGTGTACGCGGTCATGAACACGGGCACCGCGTCGAAGGGCCCGGCGTCCCACTCCACCCCCGGCTCCAGGGACCCGGCCGGGGACGGCTCACCGGCGGCACCGGCGACACCGGGCGCCTCGAACACCTCTGGCCAGTCCGGTTCCCCGGAGCGCCCGGACTCCTCGTCGAGCGGCTCGGCCCCCTCGCCGGATGCAACGCCGTAG
- a CDS encoding aspartate aminotransferase family protein, with protein sequence MTPQSPQPDPRAGAAVKAADRAHVFHSWSAQDLIDPLAVAGAEGSYFWDYEGNRYLDFASGLVFTNIGYQHPKVVAAIQEQAAKMTTFAPAFAIEARSEAARLIAERTPGDLDKIFFTNAGAEAVENAVRMARLHTGRPKVLSAYRSYHGGTVTAINLTGDPRRWGSDTASAGVVHFWAPFLYRSPFYATNEAEECARALQHLEDTIAFEGPQSVAAITLETIPGTAGIMIPPPGYLAGVREICDRYGIVFILDEVMVGFGRTGSWFAADLFDVTPDLMTFAKGVNSGYVPLGGVAISGEIAETFAKRPYPGGLTYSGHPLGCAAAVATIKTMEEEDIVGRAARLGTDVLAPALADLAARHPSVGEVRGVGAFWALELVRNRETHEPLVPYNATGEANAPMAAFGAAAKKRGLWPFINMNRTHVAPPCNITDAEAKEGLAALDAALSVADEYVVA encoded by the coding sequence ATGACCCCTCAGAGCCCGCAGCCCGATCCCCGTGCAGGTGCGGCCGTCAAGGCCGCCGACCGTGCGCATGTGTTCCACTCCTGGTCCGCCCAGGACCTGATCGACCCGCTCGCCGTCGCCGGTGCCGAGGGTTCGTACTTCTGGGATTACGAGGGCAACCGGTACCTCGACTTCGCCAGTGGTCTCGTCTTCACCAACATCGGCTACCAGCACCCGAAGGTCGTCGCCGCGATCCAGGAGCAGGCGGCGAAGATGACGACGTTCGCCCCCGCCTTCGCGATCGAGGCGCGCTCCGAGGCCGCACGCCTCATCGCCGAGCGCACCCCCGGTGACCTCGACAAGATCTTCTTCACCAACGCCGGTGCGGAGGCCGTCGAGAACGCCGTCCGCATGGCCCGGCTGCACACCGGCCGGCCGAAGGTGCTGAGCGCCTACCGCTCGTACCACGGCGGCACCGTCACCGCGATCAACCTCACCGGTGACCCGCGTCGCTGGGGGTCGGACACGGCATCGGCCGGTGTGGTGCACTTCTGGGCGCCGTTCCTCTACCGTTCGCCGTTCTACGCGACCAACGAGGCCGAGGAGTGCGCCCGCGCCCTCCAGCACCTTGAGGACACCATCGCGTTCGAGGGTCCGCAGTCGGTCGCCGCGATCACCCTCGAAACCATCCCGGGCACGGCGGGCATCATGATCCCGCCGCCCGGCTACCTCGCGGGCGTCCGGGAGATCTGCGACCGCTACGGCATCGTCTTCATCCTCGACGAGGTGATGGTGGGCTTCGGCCGGACCGGGTCCTGGTTCGCCGCCGACCTCTTCGACGTCACCCCGGACCTGATGACCTTCGCGAAGGGCGTCAACTCGGGGTACGTCCCGCTGGGCGGCGTCGCGATCTCCGGCGAGATCGCCGAGACGTTCGCCAAGCGCCCCTACCCGGGCGGGCTCACCTACTCCGGCCACCCGCTGGGCTGTGCGGCAGCCGTCGCGACGATCAAGACCATGGAGGAGGAGGACATCGTCGGCCGGGCCGCCCGCCTCGGCACCGACGTCCTGGCCCCGGCCCTCGCTGACCTGGCCGCACGGCACCCGTCGGTCGGCGAGGTGCGCGGCGTGGGCGCGTTCTGGGCGCTGGAGCTGGTACGGAACAGGGAGACGCACGAGCCCCTGGTCCCGTACAACGCGACGGGCGAGGCCAACGCGCCGATGGCCGCGTTCGGCGCGGCCGCGAAGAAGCGCGGCCTCTGGCCCTTCATCAACATGAACCGCACGCATGTGGCGCCCCCGTGCAACATCACCGACGCGGAGGCCAAGGAGGGCCTGGCGGCCCTGGACGCGGCGCTCTCGGTGGCCGACGAGTACGTGGTCGCGTAG
- a CDS encoding dolichyl-phosphate beta-glucosyltransferase: MSVVEPRAAEPAVELSVVVPAYNEEGRLGPTLDAVRTYLDGRSGSWELVVVDDGSADGTARIAREAAAADPRVRLVSSPGNRGKGHALRLGVAASEGIRVLVTDADLATPIEELDRLTQELEAGHEAAVGSRAHPDSSVEVHQGRLREWMGRMGNRLIRAVAVPGIRDTQCGFKLLDGDKAREAFADARLDGWGIDVEILQYFRRQGWAVAEVPVRWSHQEGSKVGPLDYLRVLAELIRLKARAVRRTDLAVCGLFVLASVLLYKNLWADLGHGYLRDSLQDQNQWEWFFAVTADNIAHLHNPLFTTAQNFPAGVNLMGNTPMLGLSVPLTPVTLAFGPTVTWALVLTGGLAATAAAWYWLIARRLVRNRWAAALGAALAAFAPPMISHGNAHPNFLVLFMIPVIIDRALRLAGGEHVVRDGVLLGLFATYQVFLGEEPFLLAALGMLLFALAYGLLRRDVARAAWRPLLKGLGVAALTALPLVAYPLGWQFFGAQSYHSVLHGNNAGNSPRALVEFSGRALFGSDATADKLALNRTEQNAFYGWPLVALAFAITVRLWRHALVKALAFTAVAAAVLSLGQKIRIPYTDVVFPGPWRLLAHRPLFESVIEGRVAMICAPALGVLVALAADGLIRTRVRAYRAYRVFGGLAVAAALVPIVPTPMPVQTRPDVPAFIADGLWKKYVGPGESVVPVPLPDPGSAEALHWQSATGVRFPVPGGYFNGPYGTDRTGIYGAPPRYTSNLFRDVRYGAKIPEIGPNWQAQARYDLAYWKAGVVVIPPEDNDAALYVTVEKLLGRPGQRIGGAWVWPLGKDGSTAAPAH; the protein is encoded by the coding sequence GTGAGTGTGGTGGAGCCGCGGGCGGCGGAGCCGGCGGTCGAGCTGTCCGTCGTCGTGCCCGCGTACAACGAGGAAGGGCGCCTCGGCCCCACGCTGGACGCCGTCCGGACGTATCTGGACGGGCGGTCCGGCAGCTGGGAGCTGGTGGTCGTCGACGACGGTTCGGCGGACGGCACCGCGCGCATCGCCCGCGAGGCAGCCGCCGCCGACCCCCGGGTCCGGCTGGTCAGCAGCCCCGGCAACCGCGGCAAGGGGCACGCCCTGCGGCTCGGTGTGGCCGCGTCGGAGGGCATACGGGTGCTCGTCACCGATGCCGATCTGGCCACGCCCATCGAGGAGTTGGACCGGCTCACCCAGGAGCTGGAGGCCGGTCACGAGGCCGCGGTCGGCTCCCGGGCGCACCCCGACTCCAGCGTCGAGGTGCACCAGGGGCGGCTGCGCGAATGGATGGGGCGGATGGGCAACCGGCTCATACGGGCCGTCGCCGTCCCCGGCATCCGCGACACCCAGTGCGGATTCAAGCTCCTGGACGGCGACAAGGCGCGCGAGGCGTTCGCCGACGCGCGGCTCGACGGGTGGGGCATCGACGTCGAGATACTCCAGTACTTCCGGCGCCAGGGGTGGGCGGTCGCCGAGGTCCCGGTGCGCTGGTCGCACCAGGAGGGCTCCAAGGTCGGGCCGCTCGACTATCTTCGGGTCCTCGCGGAGCTGATCCGGCTGAAGGCCCGCGCGGTGCGCCGCACCGACCTGGCGGTCTGCGGCCTGTTCGTGCTGGCGTCCGTCCTGCTCTACAAGAACCTCTGGGCCGACCTCGGCCATGGATACCTCCGCGACTCACTCCAGGACCAGAACCAGTGGGAGTGGTTCTTCGCGGTCACCGCGGACAACATCGCGCATCTGCACAACCCGCTCTTCACCACCGCGCAGAACTTCCCGGCCGGGGTGAACCTCATGGGCAACACCCCCATGCTGGGACTCTCCGTCCCGCTCACGCCCGTGACGCTGGCCTTCGGGCCGACCGTGACCTGGGCGCTGGTGCTGACCGGCGGGCTCGCCGCGACGGCCGCCGCCTGGTACTGGCTGATCGCCCGGCGCCTGGTCCGCAACCGGTGGGCGGCCGCGCTCGGCGCGGCGCTCGCCGCCTTCGCCCCGCCGATGATCTCGCACGGCAACGCGCACCCCAACTTCCTGGTGCTGTTCATGATCCCGGTCATCATCGACCGGGCGCTGCGGCTCGCCGGAGGGGAGCACGTCGTACGGGACGGGGTGCTGCTCGGCCTCTTCGCGACGTACCAGGTCTTCCTCGGCGAGGAGCCGTTCCTGCTGGCGGCCCTCGGGATGCTGCTCTTCGCCCTGGCCTACGGGCTGCTGCGCAGAGACGTGGCACGGGCGGCGTGGCGCCCGCTGCTCAAGGGGCTCGGGGTCGCCGCGCTCACCGCGCTGCCGCTGGTCGCGTACCCGCTGGGCTGGCAGTTCTTCGGCGCGCAGAGCTACCACAGCGTGCTGCACGGGAACAACGCGGGCAACAGCCCGCGCGCCCTGGTCGAGTTCTCCGGACGCGCCCTGTTCGGCAGTGACGCGACCGCCGACAAACTGGCGCTCAACCGGACCGAGCAGAACGCCTTCTACGGCTGGCCGCTGGTGGCGCTGGCCTTCGCGATCACCGTACGGCTGTGGCGCCACGCGCTGGTCAAGGCGCTGGCGTTCACCGCGGTGGCCGCGGCGGTGCTCTCGCTGGGCCAGAAGATCCGCATCCCGTACACCGATGTGGTGTTCCCGGGACCGTGGCGGCTGCTGGCGCACCGGCCGCTCTTCGAGTCGGTGATCGAGGGGCGGGTCGCGATGATCTGTGCTCCGGCGCTCGGCGTGCTGGTCGCGCTGGCCGCCGACGGGCTGATCCGCACCCGCGTCCGCGCGTACCGCGCCTACCGCGTCTTTGGGGGGTTGGCCGTCGCGGCCGCGCTGGTCCCGATCGTGCCCACCCCGATGCCGGTGCAGACCCGCCCGGACGTACCCGCGTTCATCGCCGACGGGCTCTGGAAGAAGTACGTGGGCCCCGGCGAGTCCGTGGTCCCGGTACCGCTGCCCGACCCGGGCAGCGCGGAGGCCCTGCACTGGCAGTCGGCCACCGGGGTCCGCTTCCCGGTACCCGGCGGCTACTTCAACGGCCCGTACGGGACGGACCGCACGGGCATCTACGGGGCGCCGCCCCGCTACACGTCGAACCTCTTCCGGGACGTCCGCTACGGCGCGAAGATCCCGGAGATCGGCCCCAACTGGCAGGCGCAGGCGCGGTACGACCTGGCGTACTGGAAGGCCGGGGTGGTCGTCATCCCGCCCGAGGACAACGACGCGGCGCTGTACGTCACCGTGGAGAAACTGCTCGGCCGGCCGGGGCAGCGGATCGGCGGCGCGTGGGTCTGGCCCCTGGGTAAGGACGGCAGCACGGCGGCACCGGCGCATTAG
- a CDS encoding GntR family transcriptional regulator: MPASGAVTRSTLRQQIADALRDEVLAGRLQPGEIFTVKQIAEGYGVSATPVREALVEMAAQGLLDSDQHKGFRVHQFSVDDYCAMVEARSLIVDGIFRRLALRGVAGEPLLSVRRRAEEAGQAARTGSLEILIGYDLRFWRELGALTGNRYISDFLHRLRVQCWVFAVPYLRGRTGSADWLWQGHEELVDAVTSGDGDQAHALIDAYDAHAVRWARQLRADSAAPPPDGARREDGPSARGDRPSVPSSGGDAR; the protein is encoded by the coding sequence ATGCCCGCGAGCGGAGCGGTGACCCGCAGTACTCTGCGGCAGCAGATCGCCGACGCGCTGCGTGACGAAGTGCTTGCGGGCCGTCTTCAGCCGGGCGAGATCTTCACCGTCAAGCAGATCGCCGAAGGGTACGGGGTCTCGGCGACCCCGGTCCGTGAGGCACTCGTCGAGATGGCCGCGCAGGGGCTGCTCGACTCGGACCAGCACAAGGGGTTCCGGGTCCACCAGTTCTCGGTCGACGACTACTGCGCCATGGTCGAGGCCCGCTCGCTGATCGTCGACGGGATCTTCCGGCGGCTCGCGCTGCGGGGCGTGGCGGGCGAGCCGCTGCTGTCCGTACGCCGCCGGGCCGAGGAGGCCGGGCAGGCCGCGCGGACCGGCAGTCTGGAGATCCTCATCGGGTACGACCTGCGGTTCTGGCGGGAGCTCGGCGCGCTCACCGGCAACCGCTACATCTCCGACTTCCTGCACCGGCTGCGCGTGCAGTGCTGGGTGTTCGCCGTGCCGTATCTGCGCGGACGCACCGGGTCGGCCGACTGGCTGTGGCAGGGACACGAGGAACTGGTCGACGCGGTGACGAGCGGCGACGGCGACCAGGCGCACGCGCTGATCGACGCGTACGACGCGCACGCCGTCCGCTGGGCGCGGCAACTGCGCGCCGACAGCGCGGCCCCGCCCCCCGACGGTGCGCGCCGGGAGGACGGGCCGTCCGCGCGGGGGGACCGGCCGTCCGTACCCTCGTCCGGCGGGGACGCCCGGTGA
- a CDS encoding NAD-dependent epimerase/dehydratase family protein, which translates to MRVLVTGGAGFIGSHIVADLTARGHEPVVFDALLAAAHAQRPSPGGAEWIEADVRDRPAVEKALRGVDAVCHQAAMVGLGKHFADAPDYVSCNDLGTAVLLAAMEGAGVRDLVLAGSMVVYGEGRYDCARHGVVRPGPRALADLEAGRFEPVCPQCGDDVAPGLVTEEAPTDPRNVYATTKLAQEHLAAAWARATGGRAVALRYHNVYGPGMPRDTPYAGVASFFRSALARGEAPVVFEDGGQRRDFVHVRDIASANTAALEGVSGRADGELRAYNVGSGEPHTILEMAQQLATAYPGPAPLVTGEYRLGDVRHITASSRRIRSELGWLPSVPFTDGVAEFAHASMRASAVSQGADERGTPAVDPVVGQDAGPAANRVVGQDTGPAVDRAARQDVRPA; encoded by the coding sequence ATGCGTGTACTTGTCACTGGAGGCGCGGGTTTCATCGGCTCGCACATCGTCGCGGACCTGACCGCCCGAGGGCACGAACCGGTGGTGTTCGACGCCCTGTTGGCCGCGGCGCACGCCCAGCGGCCGTCCCCCGGCGGCGCGGAGTGGATCGAGGCCGACGTCCGTGACCGGCCCGCGGTGGAGAAGGCGCTGCGCGGTGTGGACGCGGTCTGCCACCAGGCGGCGATGGTCGGCCTGGGCAAGCACTTCGCCGACGCGCCGGACTACGTGAGCTGCAACGACCTCGGTACCGCCGTGCTGCTGGCGGCCATGGAGGGCGCGGGCGTGCGCGATCTGGTGCTGGCGGGGTCCATGGTGGTGTACGGGGAGGGCCGTTACGACTGCGCCCGCCACGGCGTCGTCCGCCCCGGCCCGCGCGCACTCGCCGATCTCGAAGCGGGCCGGTTCGAGCCCGTCTGCCCGCAGTGCGGTGACGACGTGGCGCCGGGCCTGGTCACCGAGGAGGCGCCGACCGATCCGCGGAACGTGTACGCGACGACGAAGCTCGCTCAGGAGCACCTGGCCGCGGCCTGGGCGCGGGCGACCGGCGGCCGGGCCGTCGCGTTGCGCTACCACAACGTGTACGGGCCCGGAATGCCCCGGGACACCCCGTACGCGGGTGTGGCGTCCTTCTTCCGTTCGGCCCTGGCACGCGGCGAGGCGCCGGTGGTGTTCGAGGACGGCGGGCAGCGGCGGGACTTCGTCCATGTGCGCGACATCGCGTCCGCCAACACCGCGGCGCTGGAAGGCGTTTCGGGCCGTGCGGACGGTGAGCTGCGCGCGTACAACGTGGGCAGCGGGGAGCCGCACACCATCCTGGAGATGGCGCAGCAGCTCGCCACGGCGTACCCGGGGCCGGCCCCGCTGGTGACGGGGGAGTACCGGCTGGGCGACGTCCGCCACATCACCGCGTCCTCCCGCCGGATCCGGTCCGAGCTGGGCTGGCTGCCGTCGGTGCCGTTCACCGACGGGGTGGCGGAGTTCGCGCACGCGTCGATGCGTGCGTCGGCCGTGAGCCAGGGTGCGGACGAGCGGGGGACCCCGGCTGTGGACCCGGTGGTGGGACAGGACGCGGGCCCGGCCGCGAACCGGGTGGTGGGACAGGACACGGGCCCCGCTGTGGACCGGGCCGCGCGTCAGGACGTGCGCCCGGCCTGA
- a CDS encoding PLP-dependent aspartate aminotransferase family protein, whose product MSTSEKYTPWTRKYRADTHAAQGDGWRSPTTGAIPPAISLGATYARDAEYRTPAGLAYLRDQGTPAYEQAEAVVAGLEGGSDALVFSSGMAAATAVFQVLPAGARVVVPQTMYFGLTKWLLEFGGERGLRVVRVPMDDLDAIAAAVGAEDTALVWAESPANPTWTVTDIGAVAGIAHRGGALFGVDNTVPTPVHARPFELGADLIMHSGTKYLNGHTDVVAGLLVLAPEPTEARGAVWERLRLHRRLTGPILGPLETYLLMRGMRTLFPRMRQISATAMTVAEHFAAHPLIRKVAYPGLPSDPGHAIAARQMTGGFSGMLSLHVTGEWQTSLRVAKYCELFIRATSLGGVESLVEHRYTFEGPDSSSPKDMLRLSIGLENPADLVADLEQALERAVKEDH is encoded by the coding sequence TTGAGCACCAGCGAGAAGTACACCCCCTGGACCCGGAAGTACCGTGCCGACACCCACGCCGCGCAGGGCGACGGCTGGCGCAGCCCGACCACCGGTGCGATACCGCCCGCGATCTCGCTCGGCGCGACCTACGCCCGGGACGCCGAGTACCGGACCCCGGCCGGTCTCGCCTATCTGCGGGATCAGGGAACACCCGCCTACGAGCAGGCCGAGGCCGTGGTGGCGGGGCTCGAAGGCGGCTCCGACGCGCTGGTGTTCTCGTCCGGCATGGCCGCGGCCACCGCTGTCTTCCAGGTGCTGCCGGCCGGCGCGCGGGTCGTGGTGCCGCAGACCATGTACTTCGGTCTCACGAAGTGGCTGCTGGAGTTCGGCGGTGAGCGCGGCCTCCGCGTCGTCCGGGTGCCCATGGACGACCTGGACGCGATCGCCGCCGCGGTCGGGGCCGAGGACACCGCCCTGGTGTGGGCCGAATCGCCCGCGAACCCCACCTGGACGGTGACCGACATCGGCGCGGTGGCCGGGATCGCGCACCGTGGCGGAGCACTGTTCGGTGTGGACAACACGGTCCCGACGCCGGTGCATGCGCGCCCCTTCGAGCTCGGCGCCGACCTGATCATGCACTCGGGGACCAAGTACCTCAACGGACACACCGATGTGGTGGCGGGGCTTCTCGTGCTGGCGCCGGAACCCACCGAGGCGCGCGGGGCGGTGTGGGAACGGCTGCGTCTGCACCGCAGGCTGACCGGGCCGATCCTCGGCCCGCTGGAGACGTATCTGCTGATGCGTGGGATGCGTACGCTCTTCCCCCGCATGCGCCAGATCTCCGCCACCGCGATGACCGTCGCGGAGCACTTCGCCGCCCACCCTCTGATCAGGAAGGTCGCCTACCCGGGCCTGCCGTCGGACCCGGGCCACGCGATCGCGGCCCGCCAGATGACCGGGGGTTTCAGCGGCATGCTGTCCCTGCACGTGACCGGAGAGTGGCAGACCTCGCTGCGCGTGGCGAAGTACTGCGAACTCTTCATCCGCGCCACCTCGCTGGGCGGCGTGGAGAGCCTGGTCGAGCACCGTTACACCTTCGAAGGGCCGGACAGCTCCTCGCCGAAGGACATGCTGAGGCTGTCCATCGGCCTGGAGAATCCGGCGGACCTCGTCGCCGACCTCGAACAGGCCCTGGAACGGGCCGTGAAGGAAGACCATTGA
- a CDS encoding benzoate/H(+) symporter BenE family transporter, giving the protein MFGGLLRDASVSAVLAGLVAVVVSYSGPLVIVLSAASSGHLNSAQTSSWVWAISIGSGVTCIGLSLWTRMPVITAWSTPGAALLVTSLGSYAYPEAIGAFLVSGVVIALVGMTGVFGWLMRQIPGAVVSAMLAGILFSFGTGAFTSLKSAPYIAGSVLVGYLLAKRWLPRYAVLVALVAGVVASAAGSRLHVHLGGLELARPVFTAPDFSLASLVGIAVPLTLATLASQNAPGMAVLSASGYEPEDRLLIGTTGVVSTVLAPFGSHAINLAAITAAICTGPEAHRDPRRRYVAGVSCGAFYLIVGAFGSALVALFAGLPKELVAAIAGVALLGALAGSLTGAVKEEKDREAALITFLATASGLTLFGIGSAFWGLLFGVVTHLVLTHRRKVVAVA; this is encoded by the coding sequence CTGTTCGGCGGTCTGCTCCGCGACGCCTCGGTGTCCGCGGTGCTGGCCGGCCTCGTGGCGGTCGTCGTGTCGTACTCGGGACCGCTGGTCATCGTCCTCTCGGCGGCGTCCTCCGGACATCTGAACTCCGCGCAGACCAGCTCCTGGGTCTGGGCGATCTCCATCGGCAGCGGTGTCACCTGCATCGGCCTGAGCCTGTGGACCAGGATGCCGGTGATCACGGCCTGGTCCACGCCGGGCGCGGCACTGCTGGTCACCAGCCTGGGCTCGTACGCGTACCCGGAGGCCATCGGGGCCTTCCTGGTCAGCGGAGTGGTCATCGCGCTGGTCGGGATGACCGGCGTGTTCGGATGGCTGATGCGGCAGATCCCGGGCGCGGTCGTCTCCGCGATGCTCGCGGGCATCCTGTTCTCGTTCGGTACCGGGGCGTTCACCTCGCTCAAGTCCGCCCCGTACATCGCCGGTTCGGTTCTCGTCGGCTATCTGCTGGCGAAGCGGTGGCTGCCGCGTTACGCGGTCCTGGTGGCCCTGGTCGCGGGTGTGGTGGCCAGTGCGGCCGGTTCGCGGCTCCATGTCCACCTCGGTGGACTGGAGCTGGCGCGGCCGGTGTTCACCGCGCCGGACTTCTCACTGGCCTCACTGGTCGGCATCGCGGTGCCGCTCACCCTCGCGACGCTCGCCTCCCAGAACGCGCCGGGCATGGCGGTACTCAGTGCTTCCGGGTACGAGCCCGAGGACCGGCTGCTGATCGGCACCACCGGCGTCGTCTCCACCGTGCTGGCCCCGTTCGGTTCGCACGCGATCAACCTGGCCGCGATCACCGCCGCGATCTGCACCGGTCCCGAAGCCCACCGCGACCCGCGGCGCCGGTATGTGGCGGGGGTGTCCTGCGGGGCGTTCTACCTGATCGTCGGCGCGTTCGGCTCGGCCCTGGTGGCGCTGTTCGCCGGGCTGCCCAAGGAGCTGGTGGCGGCCATCGCAGGAGTCGCCCTGCTCGGGGCGCTGGCGGGCAGCCTGACGGGTGCGGTGAAGGAGGAGAAGGACCGCGAGGCGGCCCTGATCACCTTCCTCGCCACGGCCTCCGGGCTCACGCTCTTCGGCATCGGTTCGGCGTTCTGGGGGCTCCTCTTCGGGGTCGTGACGCACCTCGTCCTGACCCACCGGCGGAAGGTGGTGGCAGTCGCCTAG